AGTCAACTCCCACTATAATTTTATCGTTACAGCTATCGGGCAATGATCACTTGCACCTTGTTTATCGGTTACATCGGTAAAGCGTGGACCTGTATATTTTGTTGCTTTGGTGATGAGCCCTTTTCGGATAATTTCAGGTACTGCTGTTGGGTTCGTTATTGCTAGTTGTTTCGACAAAAAAATATAATCGATCTGGTTGTATCGCTCATCAATTGGGATTGAAGTTGTGTCCCAGTAATGTGTCCATTGCTCAGCAGGATCGGTAATTCGTGTTTGCACAACATTCTCCATCCATTTGCTGTTGAGCAATTTTTTCAAACTTGTTTTATCATCAGGATAGTCGTTAAGATCACCAACAACTATCCAGTTTTCTTTTTCAGGATTGTTCTTGTATTTCTTTTTGATGATGTCTAACACAGTTTGCGATTGCAATTCTCTTCGTGCTGCTGTCTTTGCCCGTTTTTGTGCTGGTGTAAGATTACCTTTATCGAACATCGATTTAAAATGATTTACAAAAATGGTCAATGGTTTTCCTGCAATTAAAAATTCAACTTCAAGACAGTCTCTGGAAAAGACAGCTGAGCTTCCATTTTTGAGGTATTGATGTGTTTTAATACAGTCGAACGGAAGTTTACTGATGATAGCTACGTCAATGAGACGGGGATCATTTGCATCGATCAATATCCTGTATTTGTAACCTGATGAAGAAAGGTATTCAGACACAAAGTTTTTTAATGTATCGAGATTCTCTACTTCCTGCAGACACACAATATCGGCTTTGGTTGCTTTAATGGCATCAGCAGTAAGTTTACGTTCAGTTTCATTTACGGTTGTAAGCACAGTTTTGTCTATGATAAAACCGTCTTTAAGGCGTTCTTCAACCTGTTCTTTAGTTAGATTTTTATTGAAGCGGTAACGACGAAAAAGGTTTTCGCAGTTAAATGTGGCGATGGTAACTGTAGACATTGTAAAGGTATTTTGTACATCAAGATAATGTTTCAAAATACCAGTTGCAATACCGCAAAGCGGGAACGGATAACAATTGACTTAAAAAATAAGGCAGATGATTACAAAGCTTCAAAGCGTTGTTGTACAAAATCCCAATTCACTACTTTCCACCAGGCAGCAATATAATCAGGGCGTTTGTTTTGATATTTCAGATAATATGCATGTTCCCATACATCCAAACCAAGTAATGGTGTTCCTTTAATATCACTCACATTCATCAGTGGATTATCCTGGTTGGGAGTTGAGCCAATTTTCAATTGTTTATTTCCATCAACATACAGCCAGGCCCATCCACTACCGAAACGGTTTTTACCTGCATCCGTAAACTGAGTTTGTAATGCTTCGAAACTTCCGAATGATTGTTGAATTGAAGTAAGTAGTTTTCCGGTTGGTTGTCCACCAGCATTTGGTTTCATGCAACGCCAGAATAATTCATGATTGTAATGCCCGCCACCGTTATTGCGAACTTTTGCCGAGTAAGCAGATATGTTGCTGAAGATATTTTCAACTGGTTTTGATTGATCGATGTTTTCTGCCTTTGCAGCATCACGCAGGTTTGTGGCATAGGCTGCTGCATGTTTGCTGTAATGGATCTCCATTGTCATGGTATCGATCACAGGTTCAAGATCTTTATAAGCATACGGAAGAGGTGTTTGCTCAAACCCAACAAACGCTGTACCACCGGTTAACACTTTTGCTGACGTACATCCAGCCAACAAATCAACACCTGCAATACTGGCGGCTGCAACAACCATTGTTGTTTTAGCTGATTGATCAAGAAAACTGCGGCGTGAGATATGCTTTGACATAATTGTAAATTTTGAACATTTAAGTTACAACCAAAATGGTTGTACTGTTTATTGATTTCTTTTCAAAAAACGTGCTAAGCCAATTCTACGCATTGTTCGGTAATAAAACTCAGCATTGAAGAGATTTGAATCTTTCATCGCTTTCCACGTAAGAAATATACCAATAGGGATGAGTACAACTGTCGACATCCACATACCTGCACCAGCTTTCATGGTATCTTCCCTTACCATTTTTTCACCGGTGGTATTTACAATATGAAAGACGATGAAGAAGAATACAGATATCACCAATGGCAAACCCAGTCCACCTTTGCGGATGATGGAACCAAGTGGGGCACCGATCAGGAACAATACAACACAGGCAAAAGATAATGTAAACTTGCGATGCTGTTCAATCCTGTGCAGACGAAGTTGTTTTTGCTGGTCAACATATTCATACGATAAAAAGTCGATAGAACTTTTAGCGCCGGATATTTTTGTTACTGCGTTGGTATAAACGTTTCGTTTTATCGAATCAGGAATCAGCTCACTGAAGTTCTTCACTTTTTTAGCAACAGCTTTATTATTTTTCCAAACACTATCAGGCACCGACTGCATAGGAAACATTGGTCTGATATCTCTTCTAGATTTTTGCCCAAGCTTTTTAATTACTCCTTCGAGTGAATCAGCAACGGTAGTGAGTTGTTTAAGACTAAGCATTTTGTAATAGGTCTTAAAGGTAGAGTCTGCTGTTTTCGTGAGTTTAAACGAACTGAGATCGAACACTTTTTTATATTCTTTAAAACCTAAACGATAATATTCTGTTTCAGTAGTACCAGCACTTCCTTTCTCTTGGTAGCGCCATCCGTTTTGTAAGTTGAAGGATAAGAAACGTTGATCACTTGAAATAGTCATTGTTCCTTTCTCTGCGAGAATGATATTATCCTGCAATGAATAGTTATGTTCGTAAATAACAACATTGTGAATGATGGAATCATTTTCTTTGCGTCCAACTTTAATGGTATAGCCATCCAGTTTTTTATAGAATACGCCTTCTTTAATATCGAAAGCTGGCTTTGCTACTCGTATATCATACAACAGTGTACGCATTTTTAATTCAGCAACCGGTATTACATAGTTGGCAAATGCAAAAGCAACAACACCGAGTAACATTGAAACAATCAGTACGGGGCGCATAAACCGAATAAGCGGTATACCTGCACTTTTGATAGCCACCAATTCAAATGATTCACCAAGATTACCAAAAGTCATGATGGATGAAAGCAAGATGCCTAATGGCAAAGCAAGAGGCACCAGCGTTGTACTTACATAGCCAATAAACTGGATGAGGGTGAACGTGTCGATTCCTTTCCCTACAAAATCATCAATGTATAACCAGAAGAATTGAACCACCAGGATAAACACAGCAATAAAGAAGGTTGCCAGGAACGGCCCGATAAATGCTTTTATAATAAGTTTGTCTAACTTTTTAAACACAGATCTTCTTTTTTATGCAGGAATCATCAAAGGTAAGTCTTTCAGCTTTTGAGCAGCAATTGGTAACTGATGCAAATTGGATTTTAACAAAGAACAGGATAATTGAGAAAGTATACCTGCTGTTTGGTAACCTCAGTGAACGATATAAACTGGAACCGTTACTTCAACAATTACCATCTGAAACATTAATCACCTCGCCCAAAATTGCAAAAGGAGAGAATTATGAAGGCCTGCCTTATGTTATGCTCGATTATCCACGTTGTTTTGGAAAAGAAGATACGTTTGCGATAAGAACATTTTTCTGGTGGGGAAATTTTTTCAGCATCACCTTGCAACTAAAAGGGAAATATCTTGAGAAGTATGCTGAAGTTATTCAACAAAACATCAATAAAAATTTTATTGAAAACCTATGGATGAATACTTGTGATGAAGAATGGATTCATCACTTTCGAAATGATAATATGATACGCACAACAGAACAGCAGCAAAGCATCAGTGATAAAAAAATACTGAAACTTGCAGTTCAATGTAAACTTGAAGAATGGGACAAAGCCGAAGCGAAATTATCCGCTTCCTTTCAACAACTGTTAGAGTTAGTGCAACAACATTAACTGCCTATACGGTGAAAAAGATCTTTCACCTGGTATTCCCACAAGCGACTCTGATCTTTGATTTCTTTTTTATCAGCAAAATCTTTTACAATCAATATTGTTTGATTGGAAATTTCAGTGCGTTCAATTCTGAATTCAAAGTATTCTTCTTTCGGAGAATGTGTCCAGCGGTAACGTACAAACTTATCTAACTCACTTTCCAATAATTCAGCTTTTTCATCTGAACCATTCCAGTTAAACGAAAAGATACCATCCCGTTCATCAACTTTATCAGCAAACCATTCCTGGAGACCTGACGGCGTTGCTAAAAATTCGTATAAAATACCTGGCGAGCACCGTACTGGAAACTCCAGTGTGTATAAAACTTTCTTACTCATTTGTTCTTTCGCAGAGCGATTTGATGCAATAATAAAAAAATAATGCAGTAATCAAAATTTTTACTTCTTTATTATTGTTTAATTATTATTTCAATAAAGTTAAACAAAACCGACAAATTTCGCTGAAAAGCAAGCCTGACGGGGCTTTTTTTTGGCTGATTTGGTAAATAAGGTTAAATTAGGATGAAGTTTTAAGACCTAATACTCAGGTAATGTAAAGGTTTTTATTTGTGATTTATTACATTATCAGGGTTTGAGTGTCCTGAACTATGAAACAACATCAGATTAACCTAAAACCAAAGCTTATGAGCATGCGCCAACTCAAAATCACAAAATCTATCACTAACCGTGAATCGCAGAGTCTTGAAAAGTATCTGCAGGAGATCGGTAAAGTGGAATTAATCAGCCCTGAAGAGGAAGTAAAACTTGCTGAACGGATCAAACAAGGTGACCAGCGGGCACTCGACCGTTTAACAAAAGCCAATCTTCGTTTCGTGGTATCTGTAGCTAAACAATACCAAAATCAGGGTCTCTCTCTCCCGGATCTTATCAATGAAGGAAATTTAGGATTGATCAAAGCGGCACAACGTTTTGATGAAACCCGTGGTTTTAAATTTATTTCCTACGCCGTTTGGTGGATCAGGCAAAGTATCCTGCAGGCATTGGCCGAGCAATCAAGAATTGTTCGATTGCCATTGAATAAAGTAGGATTAACCAATCGTATCAACAAAGCCTTCTCACAACTTGAGCAGGAGTATGAACGTGAACCTTCAGCAGAAGAACTGGCAGAACTGCTTGAACTTGAAATTGAAGAAGTATCGTCTACACTAAGTATTTCATCACGCCACGTAAGTATGGATTCTCCAATGAGTGATGGGGAAGACAATACACTGATGGATGTAATGGAAAACCCAAATGCTGTTGCAACAGATGGTGAGCTTGATCACAATGAATCGCTCCGCACAGAAATTACACGTTCTCTTAAAACATTAACGGAACGTCAGCAGGATGTGATCAAGTATTTCTTCGGTATTGGAGTTGATCATCCATTGAGTCTAGAAGATATTGGCGAACGCTTCAATCTTACACGTGAGCGTGTACGCCAGATCAAAGACAAAGCAATCAGCAAATTAAAAACCAACAGCCGTTGCAAACTATTAAAAGGATATTTAGGCTAATGAAATAAATTTTACACTATTGAACGGGAGCCGAAAGCTCCCGTTTTTTTATGCAAGGAGTATTGAACGTTCAGTTTCATTTATCTTCGTAACCATCATGAACCGGATCGTATCTTATTTGCTCATTGCAGTGATCGCTGCATTATTATTTTTCCATTCGCTTGGCCGTGTTCCGTTATTTGATTGGGATGAGATCAATTTTGCGGAGAGCGCAAGGGAAATGATCGAGACAGGCAATTACATGCAGGTACAGATCAACTACGAACCTTTCTGGGAAAAGCCGCCTTTATTCTTTTGGATGCAGGTTGCAGCCATGAAAGTTTTTGGGGTGAATGAGTTTGCAGCACGGCTACCGAATGCGCTTTGTGGTATTGCTACTCTGTTGATCCTTTTTGGAATTGGTAAACGTTTACACAATGAAAGGTTTGCTTTCTGGTGGGTATTGATCTATGCAGGCACATTTTTGCCGCATCTGTATTTCAAAAGCGGCATCATCGATCCCTGGTTTAACCTGTTTATTTTTCTGGGCATCTATTTTCTAAGCCGTTTTCTTTCTGCAAAGGAGGAACGTCAAAAGTTCATGTCGCATTTAGTTTTATCAGGACTATTTACTGGCATTGCTATTTTAACCAAAGGCCCGGTTGCAGGTTTAGTGGTGTTGTTGAGTTATGGGCTATTTATTTTGTTTAACCGTGGGAAAGGATGGGTATCGATCAAATATTATCTTATTTGGGGGTTGATCGTTTTACTGGTGACGATGATCTGGTTTGGCTTAGAGATCGCCCAGCATGGCTGGTGGTTCGTGAATGAATTTATTACTTACCAGATACGTTTGTTCAAAACAAAAGATGCGGGACATGGCGGATTTCTGTTGTATCATTTTGTAGTGGTGCTCATCGGTTGTTTCCCAGCCTCATTGTTGATCTTTCGATACAAAAATCAAATCCATGAGAATAAGCATCAGCAATATTTCCGCATGTTCATGATCGCATCACTGATCGTTATATTAGTGTTGTTTACCATTGTAAAAACAAAGATCGTTCACTACTCATCATTTACTTATTTACCGATTGGCTATTTAGCCGCATCAACCGTATACGGTCTGGTTAACAGGACATCGCAATTAAAAGGCTGGCAAAAGTTTGGATTATTATTCCTGGGCATTATCTGGAGTATTCTCTTTATCGCATTGCCCTTGATCGGCAATAATATTGAGTGGATAAAACCATTGCTCACCAAAGATGCTTTTGCAATGGGTAATGTGGAAGCTGATGTGGATTGGAATTATTTCTTAATGATCCCGGGTGTATTGTTTCTTGCAGCAGTAATTGTGAGCAGCATTTGGTTACACCAAAAGAAATTTCAAAAAGCGATTTTTCTATTATTGATTGCCTGTATTGGCGCAATGCAGGTATTGCTCACATTGTTTACACCACGCATTGAACAATATTCACAACATGCGGCCATTGAATTTTACGAATCATTGCAAGGAAAAGATGTGTACATCAAAACACTTGGCTATAAAAGCTATGCTCAGTATTTCTACACACGCATTAAGCCTGATCTGCGTAAAGAAGCAAAAGATGAGAATTGGTTACTGACCGGCAATGTAGATAAACCCACTTACTTCATCAGCAAGAATACATTTGAAAAAGAAGTAATGACCAAACATGCTGATAAACTGGAGATCGTTGGGCGAAAGAATGGATTTGTGTTTTATAAGCGTAAGTAGTGTCCTTCATTTTTTTCTTTTAACCTTTCATCATTGACTTTATATTTATCCCATCAAACAAAAGATCACCGGTTGCTTATGCAGCTCCGGTATTTGCTTTTTCCATTCAGCCACTGTTTTTGTTTGAATGAATTCGTTTGCAGCAGTAAGATTTGCTGCAATGCAGATGCGTGTTTGCGGTTTGCAGCTTTTCAAAATTGTTTCAAGCAATTGATTGTTGCGGTAAGGTGTTTCAATAAATACCTGTGTACTTTGGAATTTTGCAGATAATTCTTCCAATTGATTCAGCTTTCGTTTACGCTGCGGTTCTTCAATGGGTAAGTAACCAACAAATGAAAACTGCTGACCATTCATACCACTTGCCATTAATGCTAATAAGATAGAACTTGGTCCAACCAATGGTTTTACTGTTGCACCAACCTGATGTGCAGCTTCAACCAACACCTGTCCCGGATCTGCAATGCCCGGACAACCGGCTTCACTGATAATACCAATTGTTTTGCCGGCTTTCAGCTTTTGCATGAACTGGTTCTTTACCTGTGCTTCTGCTTTATGAATAATGAACCATTCGTAATCATCGATTACAATGGCCTTATCTAATTTTTTCAGGTAACGTCTTGCCGTACGTTCGTTTTCTACAAAAAAAACATTGCATTGCTTCACCGCATCCAACACATAAGCAGGAATAGCTTGCAGACTTTCATCTTCTAACGGAGCTGGAATTAAATAAACAACAGACAAGTGAATAGAGTTTTGATCAGTAAACAGCAAATGTAAGCCTTACGGATTATCATCGGGATGATATAAACTCAAGGTAGCAGCAATTACTGCATAAGCAGGTGCTAAAACCCAACCAAGAAATGGTACAAGATGCATCAGGAAGAACACCATGCCATTGCCAATCGCCAATCCTTTGCGGTTGCTGATAAACGCAATGCTTTGCGATGGAGAAAGTTTATGGCGTTCCGTACTGTAATCGAGCATGGAGAAACCATAGTAATAACATTCAACTAAAAATGCAACCAACGGGCTGATCCAACCCACCACCGGTATTAATGAAAGCAACAGGATGCTGATAATATAAACTGTTTGCCACAATGTATTGCGCAATGCTAAACGAATGGCCCGCCAGATATCGCTCAACAATTGTTTCGTACTGAACGGGTAATCATTTCCTTCAATAATGTTTTCTGTTTTTTCGCTGAGGT
The DNA window shown above is from Lacibacter sp. H375 and carries:
- a CDS encoding LptF/LptG family permease, with product MFKKLDKLIIKAFIGPFLATFFIAVFILVVQFFWLYIDDFVGKGIDTFTLIQFIGYVSTTLVPLALPLGILLSSIMTFGNLGESFELVAIKSAGIPLIRFMRPVLIVSMLLGVVAFAFANYVIPVAELKMRTLLYDIRVAKPAFDIKEGVFYKKLDGYTIKVGRKENDSIIHNVVIYEHNYSLQDNIILAEKGTMTISSDQRFLSFNLQNGWRYQEKGSAGTTETEYYRLGFKEYKKVFDLSSFKLTKTADSTFKTYYKMLSLKQLTTVADSLEGVIKKLGQKSRRDIRPMFPMQSVPDSVWKNNKAVAKKVKNFSELIPDSIKRNVYTNAVTKISGAKSSIDFLSYEYVDQQKQLRLHRIEQHRKFTLSFACVVLFLIGAPLGSIIRKGGLGLPLVISVFFFIVFHIVNTTGEKMVREDTMKAGAGMWMSTVVLIPIGIFLTWKAMKDSNLFNAEFYYRTMRRIGLARFLKRNQ
- a CDS encoding sigma-70 family RNA polymerase sigma factor; the encoded protein is MRQLKITKSITNRESQSLEKYLQEIGKVELISPEEEVKLAERIKQGDQRALDRLTKANLRFVVSVAKQYQNQGLSLPDLINEGNLGLIKAAQRFDETRGFKFISYAVWWIRQSILQALAEQSRIVRLPLNKVGLTNRINKAFSQLEQEYEREPSAEELAELLELEIEEVSSTLSISSRHVSMDSPMSDGEDNTLMDVMENPNAVATDGELDHNESLRTEITRSLKTLTERQQDVIKYFFGIGVDHPLSLEDIGERFNLTRERVRQIKDKAISKLKTNSRCKLLKGYLG
- a CDS encoding SAM-dependent methyltransferase; translated protein: MSVVYLIPAPLEDESLQAIPAYVLDAVKQCNVFFVENERTARRYLKKLDKAIVIDDYEWFIIHKAEAQVKNQFMQKLKAGKTIGIISEAGCPGIADPGQVLVEAAHQVGATVKPLVGPSSILLALMASGMNGQQFSFVGYLPIEEPQRKRKLNQLEELSAKFQSTQVFIETPYRNNQLLETILKSCKPQTRICIAANLTAANEFIQTKTVAEWKKQIPELHKQPVIFCLMG
- a CDS encoding EI24 domain-containing protein, producing the protein MLKELVISIQAYFRAHQFIVRHKLWKWILIPGFVYMLLFMGGMWLFWSSSSDFLDWLFNVVGIKSWLDSMNNSFLNFLFITASIMVRLILLFFYFSLFKFLFLVVGSPVFAYLSEKTENIIEGNDYPFSTKQLLSDIWRAIRLALRNTLWQTVYIISILLLSLIPVVGWISPLVAFLVECYYYGFSMLDYSTERHKLSPSQSIAFISNRKGLAIGNGMVFFLMHLVPFLGWVLAPAYAVIAATLSLYHPDDNP
- a CDS encoding START-like domain-containing protein, which encodes MSKKVLYTLEFPVRCSPGILYEFLATPSGLQEWFADKVDERDGIFSFNWNGSDEKAELLESELDKFVRYRWTHSPKEEYFEFRIERTEISNQTILIVKDFADKKEIKDQSRLWEYQVKDLFHRIGS
- a CDS encoding superoxide dismutase, whose translation is MSKHISRRSFLDQSAKTTMVVAAASIAGVDLLAGCTSAKVLTGGTAFVGFEQTPLPYAYKDLEPVIDTMTMEIHYSKHAAAYATNLRDAAKAENIDQSKPVENIFSNISAYSAKVRNNGGGHYNHELFWRCMKPNAGGQPTGKLLTSIQQSFGSFEALQTQFTDAGKNRFGSGWAWLYVDGNKQLKIGSTPNQDNPLMNVSDIKGTPLLGLDVWEHAYYLKYQNKRPDYIAAWWKVVNWDFVQQRFEAL
- a CDS encoding endonuclease/exonuclease/phosphatase family protein, whose amino-acid sequence is MSTVTIATFNCENLFRRYRFNKNLTKEQVEERLKDGFIIDKTVLTTVNETERKLTADAIKATKADIVCLQEVENLDTLKNFVSEYLSSSGYKYRILIDANDPRLIDVAIISKLPFDCIKTHQYLKNGSSAVFSRDCLEVEFLIAGKPLTIFVNHFKSMFDKGNLTPAQKRAKTAARRELQSQTVLDIIKKKYKNNPEKENWIVVGDLNDYPDDKTSLKKLLNSKWMENVVQTRITDPAEQWTHYWDTTSIPIDERYNQIDYIFLSKQLAITNPTAVPEIIRKGLITKATKYTGPRFTDVTDKQGASDHCPIAVTIKL
- a CDS encoding ArnT family glycosyltransferase, translated to MNRIVSYLLIAVIAALLFFHSLGRVPLFDWDEINFAESAREMIETGNYMQVQINYEPFWEKPPLFFWMQVAAMKVFGVNEFAARLPNALCGIATLLILFGIGKRLHNERFAFWWVLIYAGTFLPHLYFKSGIIDPWFNLFIFLGIYFLSRFLSAKEERQKFMSHLVLSGLFTGIAILTKGPVAGLVVLLSYGLFILFNRGKGWVSIKYYLIWGLIVLLVTMIWFGLEIAQHGWWFVNEFITYQIRLFKTKDAGHGGFLLYHFVVVLIGCFPASLLIFRYKNQIHENKHQQYFRMFMIASLIVILVLFTIVKTKIVHYSSFTYLPIGYLAASTVYGLVNRTSQLKGWQKFGLLFLGIIWSILFIALPLIGNNIEWIKPLLTKDAFAMGNVEADVDWNYFLMIPGVLFLAAVIVSSIWLHQKKFQKAIFLLLIACIGAMQVLLTLFTPRIEQYSQHAAIEFYESLQGKDVYIKTLGYKSYAQYFYTRIKPDLRKEAKDENWLLTGNVDKPTYFISKNTFEKEVMTKHADKLEIVGRKNGFVFYKRK